In Mercenaria mercenaria strain notata chromosome 13, MADL_Memer_1, whole genome shotgun sequence, the DNA window TCTGTCCCCgaactgaacaaatttgagaaatgTCACCTTGCCAGATTGATACAAACAACGTTTgttgtaattctgaccagtagtttcaggcAAAGGATAAGCTTAAGTAAAAATGCTGACGACGAATGCCGGACCATTTgtctatactaatagctcatcctgaacaAAGTGCAGCTAAGCTAAAAAAAGGCAATAAAAATACTGCTACTTTGATTATCTACATGTGAGTATAAAAAGTACAGATGCAAACCCAAATAAGATAAACAGAACTTTAGTAGACTCATTTCTAAGGATAAAAAACATGGTTTTATGTATGGTTCATATTTATCCTATTCCGTACTATAACACAGTAAACTGTTTTTCTTGTGACAAGAAATATTTAGCCAAGGTCACGGTCGGGTAAGCGTCTTAGGGCTATGTTGGCCGTCTTGTTTAGAACAGACGAGTAATAAGGTATAGTGACTCTCAATAGGGAAATGGCACAAAAATGGTATTTCCATAATGACGGACTCAAATAGTCCAGactgttttgttatgtttttgtttgctcTGTACAGCTAATTTCCATCACATGACatatctatgcttgacatgtaggtagtattttcataattaaatgataacatgacagaatttgtcacgGAAACTTATATCATACACCACTACTACAATTTGTGGTCTAAATTTTAGTTTAACCTAATGCTCTGATTTCTGGTAAATtccggggtttttttttgtttttgtttttttgttggttttttttttttgcgtaggggggtggggagggggttcGTTTCCGGTGTGGATTGAAGAAAGAAGCAATAATTAATTAacgcaaatgaaaaaaaaaaaaacgaagaggGTGAGTTGATTTTGTTCTTTCTGTAACAATTTGGAATCATATCTCAATAAACGAGCAATGTTGCTCCACTCATAACTTTTTGTTTCTTACATACAGGAAGACCGAATTGCAGAGGATTTGTTTATCTCTGAAACTGGTGAAATAAGGCCCGTTTAAAACGATCATATATTCCTCCCGATTGGTACAATCTAACGAGTTCACAGAATTAGCACAGATTTGTTTGAGAAGCATATTTTATTACAAGAGAAATCATGTGGTTAGCGGATGGTTTCCCCTATTTGTACTCATTTTTGACACGATGGATCAAGTTCACGCCGCGGAGCCAGTTCACTTTTTTATCATTACAAGTTTAATGCCCGTTTTTTAACAAATATCGTTTACTGCActtcaaaatgtatcaaatattttcttatttttaccaGGACATGACACAATGAGATCTACCGTGCaacttgtaaaattgtattgaGACTTATGTATCGAGGATGTCTGGTTTAGTATTAGACCGGAATATCAAACTCATTATTTTCACAAGTTGCGAAACCACGACggaaatttataaaagaaaatctgtTCACGGGTGACAAAAATTCAATTATAACTGTAAGTGTGAATAAAGTTGAAATAGATTTTACTGCTTTTataaagatgaaaataaaaatgaggaCATTAGCATAAACTTGTCTGTAAAGTGTGAATACCGTGACAAGATGTTGATAAAATGGAAAGTTGACCGTTTAGACTGATTTATTGTGGAACTTTTAAAAAGCCATTATAATTTCTATAGTATGAACGAGTCCGTAGAAATGGGTGACAGTATAGCTCTTGACTTGGTAGATTTAATGAACAACATGTTATAAAGTGACCATTTTCCGGAGTCTTGGGCAGAAGGAATTACTAAACTACTGAAACACAGTACAAACGACGCAAATAACTTTAGAAATACAAACGAAGCAAATAACTTTAGAGATATTACATGAGCTTGCGGTATCTTAAAATTATTTACTTTCGTTCTAAATCAGATATCATTATTATtcatcacatttaagcaacaacGGATTTTATAGTTTGCCTATATGGTCTTGTTGAACATATgttaaaggcgctcgctacagtttttccggacgggtcgagatttaccccaacaccgtgccaatttggttgtgtttctaatcgatgtagctcattgcagagttggagcggtcttctgcgcatgtccggaagtgattatctaatgtcgcgtacggcaaaaattcgcaaattactGTAtattcgcatgcatttaatgtataatatactgactaaaggtaagtatcaccatggttacaaaatatatacatttaaagtacttttagttcaaattgcttcaatccgacatatactagagtctgtaatttatacctgcgctccaactctgcattgagtcacagctatttctaatcccgtaccgtaccaataccgtacatccgtattcttaaactataggttttgttcggagaaaggcggaaactttcatcgttctatgacatcaaaatgcttcagaaacaccttaaaatcagcttattaagaaatctgccgcttgataatttgatatatctctaagtcatttgctcaaacactgaaagagtatttcgtaccaacctgcgttgcataaatgcccgccacaccccacctcgttgtaatttgatttaagcgaaatctaatacggtgacctatcaattttctttttgttttagatcaggtagacataaccaaaggtatatgcagattttgattaaattctattatgtgaaactcgataaaatagcagaagtaccaacttaaaattgacaaaaatatgcaaaaatagccctttggtctgctgaacaagtattcctttctttacaaaatcattttcttttgatttttctgagcatgtttcaaatagatatattgttttccgttataaaaatgcttagatatcaaatttatgctgattattgtactttactgaaatatattttaggataattgaaattttgaaaaatgttaaaaatagcaccatatctagtggcaaattaaattgaaacaaagctggtgacctagtatttttatttcatttttcaatacatcataacatgattttttaacacaaaacatttcatcaaaatctattattgagaaaaaaattacgaaactgtagcgagcgtccttcaACATTGGAAAACCCTTTATTATGAATACTGCTGTCTAAACCAGCAACCAACATAATTGCAAAGGTTAAATAGTTTTAACTTCATCCTGCGTCCCTTAAcaattaatttgaattaattCAGGATGGCAACTGGATAAATTTTCAACATAAGGAAGGATTCAAATATGTTGAATAGCAGTTTAAACCTAGACTCAACAGAAGAACATATCTTATTAATGCTCTATGTACATGAAAAAGGCAAGCGATCTTGCCAATTAAACCAAGCTAGATAATCCGCGTCAACTCTGTAAAAATTGTACCTACCGTCATTATAAAAGCTTCCACATGTTGGAAAGCCTTTGGGTGGTTTTGGATGATTATTGGGACTGACATTCACGACCATACCCATACCGTTTGTGTTGTGAAGATCTATGTGACAGTGTAGGAACCACATTCCGGGATTGTCCGAGATGAATCTGATAACAACATAACCGCCTGTACAAAAAGACACTGATCACGTTGATAAACTGTTCGaccataaagtaaaataaattaaaatgaaatactgttgtgtTTTCATTCAAAGtgctatttttatatttctttaaacagCAAACCAACATCATCATAATTGTGTCTGACGCAAAGCTGAATCGTAGTAACCGATTACGCCTTTTCTATCAATGATAGAATCTGACTTTTTCTAGTAACATTGCACACCATCAAACATCATTCAATTTGCCTAACCGCACACAACACTTCTATAATCGTCGAAATAATAATATCTGCAtattcaaaataaagtaaaataaataaataataacaagaatatttttagAAAACCACTTTGCTTGATAAGTTTAAGCTCAAAGCAATGAGAGGTTGATATGcatagaattttgaaaaagaaaagtgtCTCAGCTATCAATGAAGTATACAAAGAAATTCGTATTTTATGGCTTTATCTAAAATGCGCCGACTATCGACAGTTcttgtcatttttctttttacgTTAACTGGAACATGATGTTTTTCATGAATTTAGCTTCAACTCTTAGGATAATCTTTCTGTCGATATATTTGATATAGACAGAAACTCCTCTAAAAGACCATGTTTATTTGCcataatacaaaatattaagtgttatgaaaatatattatagtcTTGCACAATAAAATTGATTGGATATATAAAAGTTAATTATGAAGAACAGCTATGGGACATAGATCTGTGGTCTCTGTTTTCACACAAAAAAGATAGTTGCAAGAGCGTCGCGGATATTCCGACCGTGTCTCCGCCCCTAGCACAATAtacattaacaaaatatataagaagattcTTTGAAAGCAGTGAACTCAACCAAACAAGGTAGGACCCCAGTTAGTTGCACCACTCCATCAGTCTATAATCAAATTAATAACAAGATGATTAGAAGGATGAACTGAagacaagcaaaataataactgctcggttttattgaatctgttcatgTCTGGTACCAGCTTTTGCGGAACATTCAATGGACTTCCTTGTTcaagtcgagctaaaataaagtactaattgttttatttctcaaaaGAACCTTACCCGTGGGAACAACTACAGTGTCTTTGATTGGAGGTTCTGGGTTCTGCTCTGGGATATTACCACCTCTCCATTTATTGTTTCTCCATACCGCTTGGGAACAGAACCCGTACGATCCCGTACACCGAATATCACTCGTCTCATTTACCAGTCGTCCATTTGTAGTATCGTATGTACCTGACGCagcaaaatgtttatttacattaaagGTATACaatcacaataataataatgataataatcacaGTATGAAACAGGTCATACCACTAATGTCAGGCTAAGTTTTATAAATTACCGATAGTCACGTCTCTCGGTCTCTCGGTTCTTCTTATATTACATTTGTCAGGGTAAGcttttataatttgaacaaagacTGAAatggtttaaagttaaaatgtttaAGTTATTAACGATTTGTGCTGAAACAAATGGAGCGTAATGGTCTCCGGGTATCAAATTGTAATGTAATGCCTATGTTTATAAtcggataattaagattttaactgtacatttcaaaagTCAGATAAAACTTGTCAACTGTACAGTAGCTTCAGGGTGTAAAACATCCGtgaatttttcctatatatactCAATATACTCTGTGTTCAGGGAGTTGCCCAGGTGACGGGCTAAGGGACATGGTTgtcccgctctcatgagctgaaacttaataagtaTTGTTAAAAGCTAGGCTGAAGTACATTTATGATTAAGAAAATGTGTTTATAGAGTTGTtcacaaaactgttttaaaagactaattgAACATTGATAATATCTGTGAAATCAGATcgaacattaattttaaaaggcTAATTGAACATTGATAATATCTGTGAAATCAGATTGAACATTAATATGTAACTGTGCATCGCTCTTCGTAgtgaataaaaatgttagaattgTCATAATCGTGTTGTGTTTAAAGACAAACTTCAGATACAACGATCAGGTGCACTACGCTACAATTTACagctaaaacaaatatttattcaagGTTCAGATATGTACCTGTTATACTGATTAAACATATTATGATGATATTGAAAAGGGAATATatgaacttgatgaaatattgTTCACTTCTATTTTCTGATAGTTAGTCCGTTTATAAACTGAACATTATCAATTCAGGTACAATCTCAAATAATAAAACGCATACCAAAGCCCATTTTCATGACAAAGAATGATGTTCCGTGTAGATGTACCGGGTGGGACCATCCGGAGCCATTCCCAATGTTCATAAAGGTCATTTGTATAAGTTTGTTCTCGGGAATCTCAACTATATATGTGCAGTTGCATATACCATTCTCCTGGCATGTCTCCTCATTACAGCGAGTTGCTAGGGCGTTCGGTTGTGTAAGAAGAGGTGAAGTCGGCGAGATAAATTGCCTTCCATTAACTGACCCTGGGGTATTGCCTGGGAATCCAGGAAATGCGAAGTTAAAGAAATACTCATTGTCGACCTTGTTCCCTTTCACTTTCGAAGGATCACGAAGTGGGTCCGTGTTATGGACGTCATTGTAGTTCATACAACTCCTAATATTAGTTCCGCTGTAGCCATAAGGGCAGTTGAATACTTTACATTCCGAATGAATATTACACGTTTCATCTTTATTGTTATTAGGATAGAGATCTACGGTTCCTTGAGCGTTGTCCACTTCAATTATGGCTTCTGCTGCATGATATTTTCCATGACTTTCACGAGTTTCAATCGTTTCTGCAATTAATAAGTATTGTTTCCTTGCACTAGTATCCTGGAAAGTTACATGAAAATCATACCTTTCACCAGGATGAACAATAATCGACTGAACAGGGGTATTCTTCAAGTTAAAACAATCAGAAGACCTAAGAGACAAAGTTTGACCTTCGATGTATACCCTCATTGGATAAAGGGTCATTGCGCCTATAACTCTAAACCTGTACAATGCTCCGGTTTTCACGTGGAACCTCTCTAGTGGTGCGCTGTTGTGATTATTAAAACTCTCCCAGTACCTTCCCTTTCCATTGACAAGTCCAGATTGAAATTCAAATCGGCTAAACTTTCCACTATCTATAGAGAAGGTTGTTGGTATTATTCTACTAGGATTAACATTGAAATCATACTGTTCTGTAATCATTCTTAGATATGCTGTTTCAGCGTCCATATTGTGATTCCAGTCTTGCAATGTGACAACTATTTCGCTGATTGGTTCAGTGTCTCTTTTACGAACGATGAACGGTCCGTATAAACCCATGCTACGCTGGTCTCCGATGTGCGCATGATAGAAACTAGTTCCTGGAGGATAAGCTTTGAAGCGGTAGACAAACCTTTGTCCAGGTAATATCGGACACTGGGTAACGAATGCCACTCCATCCATCCAAGGTGTATTCTTTTGATGAATGCCGTGAAAATGAACTGTAACACTGTCTGTATGGAATTTGTTGACCACCGTGATTTCAATCTCTTGGTTTTCAAATACTTCTACTCTGGGACCCGGAAATTTACCATTTATGGCAATAACAAGTCTGGACTCTACACCATCAGTTGTGATCACTTGTTCAGTTTCCTCCTCTGTTAATCTCCTGCCGTTACTGACTTTACTTAAGAACCCCATTTCAGGGCGAACTAGTTCTCTTTCCTTATGCAATACCATAGACAAACGGTGCTCTACCTCAAAAGTACACTTGCAAAGTGTGACATCCGGTTGGCATACACAGTCTGTCTGATTGTCCGCTGGAGGCTGCACGTCTGGTCGTTTGTACGGCTGTGTACTTACGGTACAAATTAGCCCTAACAACAGTAGCGTAATGACTGTTTTTGTAATGGTTTTTATCTCCATGGCAATGTGGTATATCTAAATAAAGTGATAtaagaataatatttttattctgcCTGTGTAAAGCAGATGTTTCCATGGCAAACCCTAGCAACTGAAATAAGTCAAaactgtttatcttcatgatttttGGTTATTTCTCATAACGTAAATAAGGGCTTAAAGGGAGTTATGCCGTTGTGATATTGGTTCGATAAACTGTCAGGCGCTTTACAATATGCTAGTAGCAGTCTTAGTACAATGTTTATCAAATTCGTGTTTCACCGTAACGTCCACTGATTACGTTTCGAAATGAAAGCGGATCTATTTCTATAGATGCTGTGTGAACATACTTATAAACTTAGAATAAATGCTTTTGTGCAAGTAATTAGTCTCCCATCTGACCATCATGGGTACGAAAGTAGTTCAAGCTATTTTCGTACATAAGTGAAGGCCATTCGCTTATGCGTAAGTCGTAAGATGATCAGTACTTATTTTGTGCTGAAAATGGTACTTTCTTTGCCAAAACAGCTCACACGTCATCATTCCATAGACGTACGACCGCTTCTTcgtgttaaaatgtaaaatgtctaaGAATATAGTTCTGCCAAAGGTTCattatatgcaaaaatataatgtcagggattaatattaacattcaaaatatgtttcaaaactGTCTAACATTTCTGTCAACACGCTTTCTATTTAGAAAATGCATGAAAAGAATAACGATACAACGCcgttttaatgaaataatatctATGACAAGGACAAATGGCCGTCTTTACTGATACATGATCCATGTTTGTGAAATGTCATTAACTACACTCGTGT includes these proteins:
- the LOC123528675 gene encoding uncharacterized protein LOC123528675, translating into MEIKTITKTVITLLLLGLICTVSTQPYKRPDVQPPADNQTDCVCQPDVTLCKCTFEVEHRLSMVLHKERELVRPEMGFLSKVSNGRRLTEEETEQVITTDGVESRLVIAINGKFPGPRVEVFENQEIEITVVNKFHTDSVTVHFHGIHQKNTPWMDGVAFVTQCPILPGQRFVYRFKAYPPGTSFYHAHIGDQRSMGLYGPFIVRKRDTEPISEIVVTLQDWNHNMDAETAYLRMITEQYDFNVNPSRIIPTTFSIDSGKFSRFEFQSGLVNGKGRYWESFNNHNSAPLERFHVKTGALYRFRVIGAMTLYPMRVYIEGQTLSLRSSDCFNLKNTPVQSIIVHPGERYDFHVTFQDTSARKQYLLIAETIETRESHGKYHAAEAIIEVDNAQGTVDLYPNNNKDETCNIHSECKVFNCPYGYSGTNIRSCMNYNDVHNTDPLRDPSKVKGNKVDNEYFFNFAFPGFPGNTPGSVNGRQFISPTSPLLTQPNALATRCNEETCQENGICNCTYIVEIPENKLIQMTFMNIGNGSGWSHPVHLHGTSFFVMKMGFGTYDTTNGRLVNETSDIRCTGSYGFCSQAVWRNNKWRGGNIPEQNPEPPIKDTVVVPTGGYVVIRFISDNPGMWFLHCHIDLHNTNGMGMVVNVSPNNHPKPPKGFPTCGSFYNDGTPQPDPDPDSPLSVGGIIGVAFGTFFFGILTVIVIIWVRRRYCGNN